The sequence CGCTTTGGCTGCTGTAAACTGCCATATAATCTGTCTTTCCTCTGTATACTTCTGTCGGGACTTGCGACAGGGCATCCGTCAGCGCTAGTGGTACATTCGATACCTTCTCAATTTTGTCCACTGGAAAATCCAGTGTCAGGTTCGCGCTTTTTAAAACAATTAGCTGTCCGCTGCGCGAATCAAATACGATCTTATTTCCCTGGTACCTTTCGTGATTGAACAATACATGGGCTGATGCCAAGGTGGCATGGCCGCACAGATCCACTTCCACAGCTGGCGTAAACCATCTGATGTGGAAACCATCAGTTACCGGTGTTAAAAAAGCGGTCTCAGCGAGATTGTTCTCCGCCGCGATGCGCTGCATCATTTTATCGGGCAGCCATTTGTCTAAAATACAGACAGCTGCAGGGTTGCCAGAAAAAAGTTCGTCGGTAAATGCATCAACTATG comes from Polluticoccus soli and encodes:
- a CDS encoding PhzF family phenazine biosynthesis protein: MKQYIVDAFTDELFSGNPAAVCILDKWLPDKMMQRIAAENNLAETAFLTPVTDGFHIRWFTPAVEVDLCGHATLASAHVLFNHERYQGNKIVFDSRSGQLIVLKSANLTLDFPVDKIEKVSNVPLALTDALSQVPTEVYRGKTDYMAVYSSQSEIEQLDPDFRVLAKLDGRGVIVTAPGDTIDFVSRFFAPQSGIDEDPVTGSAHTSLAPYWASKLGKEKFSCLQLSARGGKLFCELVGDRVKISGNAVTYSIADILINTN